From a region of the Syngnathoides biaculeatus isolate LvHL_M chromosome 2, ASM1980259v1, whole genome shotgun sequence genome:
- the LOC133494067 gene encoding connector enhancer of kinase suppressor of ras 3-like produces the protein MEAVSTWSPQQVLDWMTGLDDSLQQYLPAFRWQQVDGDKLLKMTHQELTAMGVVKVGHQELMPEAVDLLCALNYGMESENLKTPVAKMRLAYHNLSGAVSQRRKNPTYQSDSAHRPSNDFLTAVVELIAAAKSLLSWMDRTPMTNASDFMSTKSTIIQLCLELTSTVQKDFTVYQMEEKSLEVSQALNSLCEKTARATADPPRSEVSCVEEVHIPDIKPGEGLGIYIKSTYDGLHVVTGTTENSPADKTKRIHAGDEVIRVNEQTVVGWQLKHLVAKLRAESGSIRLVLKKRPLGMTGAFAPPPLKNMRWRPPLVQASSGLPRWRQPSDSSAHIETVMMPVSPGWLLGNNYLTVLC, from the exons ATGGAGGCTGTGAGCACTTGGAGTCCCCAGCAAGTCCTGGACTGGATGACTGGTCTGGATGACAGCCTGCAGCAGTACCTCCCGGCCTTTAGGTGGCAGCAGGTGGACGGCGACAAGCTTCTGAAGATGACTCACCAGGAGCTGACGGCAATGGGCGTGGTCAAGGTCGGGCATCAGGAGCTCATGCCGGAGGCGGTCGACCTGCTCTGCGCACTGAACTACGGCATGGAGTCGGAAAACCTGAAGACGCCGGTGGCCAAGATGAGGCTGGCCTACCACAACCTGAGCGGCGCCGTGTCGCAGCGCCGCAAGAACCCGACCTACCAGAGCGACAGCGCCCACCGGCCCTCCAACGACTTCCTCACCGCAGTGGTGGAGCTCATCGCCGCAGCCAAGAGTCTGCTGTCCTGGATGGACAGGACTCCCATGACGAACGCGAGCGATTTCATGTCCACCAAAAGCACCATCATTCAATTGTGTCTGGAGCTCACCTCCACGGTCCAGAAGGACTTCACCGTTTATCAGATGGAGGAGAAGAGTCTAGAAGTGTCTCAAGCTCTGAACAGCCTATGTGAGAAGACAGCCCGGGCGACCGCCGACCCGCCCAGGAGCGAAGTGTCGTGCGTGGAGGAGGTTCACATCCCTGACATCAAGCCCGGAGAAGGCCTGGGCATCTACATCAAGTCCACCTATGACGGCCTTCATGTCGTCACAGGAACCACAGAAAACTCCCCCGCAGATAAGACCAAGAGGATCCACGCTGGCGACGAGGTGATCCGAGTCAACGAGCAAACGGTGGTGGGTTGGCAGCTGAAGCACCTGGTGGCCAAGTTGAGGGCGGAGTCAGGAAGCATACGACTGGTACTGAAAAAGAGGCCGTTGGGAATGACCGGCGCTTTCGCTCCGCCGCCACTGAAAAATATGCGCTGGAGACCCCCCCTCGTTCAGGCATCATCGGGCCTCCCCAGATGGCGTCAACCTTCGGACAGCTCTGCACACA TAGAGACCGTAATGATGCCCGTCAGCCCTGGCTGGTTGCTAGGTAACAATTACCTGACTGTGCTGTGCTGA